One genomic window of Prochlorococcus marinus str. NATL2A includes the following:
- the crtD gene encoding C-3',4' desaturase CrtD, whose product MSEESIIVVGGGIAGLTGAALLSKEGYQVTLVEAHSQLGGCAGTFKRGSYTFDVGATQVAGLERGGIHHRLFNYLDIPLPDAKILDPGCSVTLGDGSRPINLWHDPLRWQKERQEQFPGSEIFWSLCSKIHESNWEFVERDPILPVRNFWDLSQLIRAIRPSNLLTGFLSKLTIADLLTITGCHKDRRLRSFLDLQLKLYSQEPASRTAALYGATVLQMAQSPRGLWHLHGSMQILSDLLKDSFLRDGGSLLIGHRVTKIIRKENSNVFDVKVLDRRKNLLQMKASDIVFSLPPQSLLDLIPIDGGLSTTYRESIKKLPKPSGAVVFYGALRRVDLPVDCPGHIQVFDEHFGSLFISISLENDQRAPIGMATLIASVFVDIDQWSNLDSQAYTRKKSVVSKQIRAILDHKFDLLETSWDHQELSTPRSFERWTGRPSGIVGGLGQHPDQFGPFGLSSRTPLKGLWLCGDSIYPGEGTAGVSQSALMVVRQLLESKGRHLNIPVFN is encoded by the coding sequence ATGTCTGAAGAATCTATCATTGTTGTTGGGGGAGGGATAGCTGGCTTAACAGGTGCTGCTCTTCTTTCTAAAGAGGGTTATCAGGTAACTTTGGTCGAAGCACATAGTCAATTAGGTGGTTGTGCAGGAACTTTTAAAAGAGGTTCTTATACCTTTGATGTTGGTGCTACCCAAGTTGCAGGTCTGGAGAGGGGAGGAATTCATCATCGTTTATTTAATTATTTAGATATTCCTTTACCTGATGCAAAAATTTTGGATCCTGGCTGTTCAGTTACTCTCGGTGATGGGAGTAGGCCAATCAATCTTTGGCATGATCCATTGAGATGGCAGAAAGAAAGACAAGAACAGTTTCCTGGGAGTGAAATCTTCTGGTCATTATGTTCTAAAATTCATGAAAGTAACTGGGAATTTGTCGAAAGAGATCCAATACTTCCGGTAAGAAATTTTTGGGATTTAAGTCAATTAATTAGAGCCATACGTCCTTCAAATCTTTTAACTGGTTTCTTGAGTAAGTTGACTATTGCAGACTTGCTTACAATAACCGGTTGTCATAAAGATAGACGTCTACGAAGTTTTTTAGACCTTCAATTAAAACTTTACTCTCAAGAGCCAGCAAGTAGAACGGCAGCTTTATACGGTGCAACTGTTCTTCAAATGGCCCAATCTCCTAGAGGTCTATGGCATCTTCATGGATCAATGCAAATTCTTAGCGATTTATTGAAAGATAGTTTTTTGAGAGATGGTGGAAGCCTTTTGATTGGGCATAGAGTGACCAAAATAATAAGGAAAGAAAATTCAAATGTTTTTGATGTCAAAGTGCTTGATAGAAGAAAGAATTTGTTACAGATGAAAGCATCAGATATTGTTTTTAGCTTGCCTCCTCAATCTCTTTTAGATTTAATTCCTATTGATGGAGGTTTATCTACAACATACCGTGAAAGTATAAAAAAATTACCTAAACCTAGTGGTGCCGTTGTATTTTACGGAGCTCTCCGTCGTGTAGATTTGCCCGTTGATTGTCCAGGTCATATTCAAGTATTTGATGAGCATTTTGGTTCTTTATTTATTTCTATCAGTTTGGAAAATGATCAACGTGCACCAATTGGGATGGCCACTTTAATAGCAAGTGTATTTGTAGATATTGATCAATGGTCTAATCTAGATAGTCAAGCATATACCAGAAAAAAAAGTGTCGTATCGAAACAGATTAGAGCTATTTTAGATCACAAGTTTGATTTGCTAGAGACGAGTTGGGATCATCAAGAACTTTCTACCCCAAGAAGCTTTGAAAGGTGGACAGGACGTCCTAGTGGAATAGTCGGAGGGCTTGGTCAACATCCAGATCAATTTGGTCCTTTTGGCTTGTCAAGTAGAACCCCTCTCAAAGGTTTATGGCTTTGTGGAGATTCTATATACCCTGGTGAAGGTACCGCTGGCGTCAGTCAATCAGCTTTGATGGTTGTAAGACAACTATTGGAATCTAAAGGTAGACATCTAAATATCCCTGTCTTTAATTAG
- a CDS encoding fructosamine kinase family protein has protein sequence MEELIQKALSSSNKVSSNSLIEKIIPVGGGCIHKAWSIHFQNGKRVFAKSNYIDNINMFKFERECLSVLKRFANESYICVPETLDLISYQNISILFLEWIDLKQCQQNVLGKGLALLHKSSSEWSKKNFGWEEEGFIGSSTQARGWKSNWGEFFVNYRLRPQLLQAKAWGVRVEDYEDVLIYLSSYLNDHQPKTSLVHGDLWSGNCGSTKNGLGSLYDPACYWADREVDISMTKLFGGFNREFYKGYEEIWPLNKFSKDRNDIYNLYHLLNHANIFGGSYKENSLKILKDLRSRV, from the coding sequence ATGGAGGAATTAATCCAAAAGGCTCTTTCAAGTTCAAATAAAGTAAGCAGCAATTCACTAATAGAAAAAATAATTCCGGTAGGCGGAGGTTGTATCCACAAAGCTTGGTCCATTCATTTCCAAAACGGTAAGAGGGTTTTTGCTAAATCAAATTACATTGACAATATTAATATGTTTAAGTTTGAACGTGAGTGTCTTTCAGTTCTAAAAAGATTTGCTAATGAATCTTATATTTGCGTTCCTGAAACACTAGATCTCATAAGTTATCAAAATATATCTATACTTTTTTTAGAATGGATAGATCTCAAACAATGCCAACAAAATGTACTTGGGAAAGGCTTAGCACTGCTGCATAAATCTTCGAGTGAATGGAGCAAAAAAAATTTCGGATGGGAAGAAGAAGGTTTTATAGGTTCTAGCACCCAAGCAAGAGGTTGGAAAAGTAACTGGGGAGAATTCTTTGTAAATTATCGTCTTAGGCCACAACTTTTACAAGCAAAAGCATGGGGAGTAAGAGTTGAGGATTATGAGGATGTTTTAATATATTTAAGCTCATATCTAAATGATCATCAGCCAAAGACCTCATTAGTTCATGGAGATCTTTGGTCCGGTAATTGTGGAAGTACTAAAAATGGCTTAGGAAGTCTTTATGATCCTGCCTGCTACTGGGCTGACAGAGAAGTGGATATCTCAATGACTAAATTATTTGGTGGTTTTAATAGAGAATTTTATAAAGGATACGAAGAGATTTGGCCACTAAATAAATTTTCAAAAGATAGAAATGATATTTATAATCTTTACCATTTGCTTAATCACGCAAATATATTTGGTGGATCCTACAAAGAAAATTCCCTGAAAATACTAAAAGATCTGAGATCTCGTGTGTAA
- a CDS encoding CAAD domain-containing protein, whose amino-acid sequence MSDVNPDSKDESKAGKTEGVNFSERYSDVMGKVNESLSKIDWTQMGKYGKAAGIIAVVVLAQVLIKVVIDTVNFFPILPGLLELLGIVVLGQWSWQNLTTSEKRTAVFDKVQNLKKEYLG is encoded by the coding sequence ATGTCTGATGTAAATCCTGATTCTAAAGATGAATCAAAGGCAGGGAAAACAGAAGGTGTTAATTTTTCAGAACGTTACAGTGATGTAATGGGAAAAGTTAATGAATCTTTGAGCAAAATTGATTGGACTCAAATGGGTAAGTATGGCAAGGCAGCAGGGATTATTGCCGTTGTTGTTTTAGCTCAAGTTTTGATCAAGGTTGTTATCGATACAGTTAATTTTTTTCCAATTCTTCCTGGTTTGCTAGAACTTCTTGGAATTGTTGTTTTAGGCCAATGGAGTTGGCAGAACTTAACAACAAGTGAAAAAAGAACTGCTGTATTCGACAAAGTTCAAAATCTTAAGAAAGAGTACTTAGGATAA
- a CDS encoding M67 family metallopeptidase, whose protein sequence is MKIPKYIEFHNRTNSVLSRFLKAAEPEEGCCILIGKTNSLTKDHKRNIWEVTHVWNCQNIWGEEESRLIDQNIEAVSNQKNLQLSKKNCFEIYAKDQIASQKWARENDLEVLCCAHSHPLNENRPSEMDLLFHQPPGLMVISNKDGDLKAWWIKNKLKFHSVKIEVFSLT, encoded by the coding sequence ATGAAAATTCCAAAATATATTGAATTCCATAACCGAACAAATTCTGTTCTCTCTAGATTTTTAAAGGCGGCAGAGCCTGAGGAAGGCTGCTGTATTCTAATCGGCAAAACAAACAGCTTAACTAAAGATCACAAAAGAAATATTTGGGAGGTAACTCACGTATGGAATTGTCAAAACATTTGGGGTGAAGAAGAATCGAGATTAATTGATCAAAATATAGAAGCGGTTTCTAACCAAAAAAATTTGCAATTATCCAAAAAAAATTGCTTCGAAATATACGCTAAAGATCAAATTGCATCTCAGAAATGGGCAAGAGAGAATGATCTTGAAGTTTTATGTTGTGCTCACTCACATCCTTTAAATGAAAACAGACCCTCAGAAATGGATCTATTATTCCACCAACCTCCTGGTCTTATGGTTATTTCAAATAAAGATGGAGATTTAAAAGCATGGTGGATTAAAAATAAATTAAAATTCCATAGCGTGAAAATTGAAGTTTTTTCTTTAACGTAA
- the moeB gene encoding molybdopterin-synthase adenylyltransferase MoeB: MEQSQNEANLSSEEIDRYARHISLPEIGIKGQEKLKTSSVACIGTGGLGSPLLIYLAAAGIGRIGIIDFDVVEYSNLQRQIIHTTDSIGLLKTDSAKQHIRKINPSCRVDLFNQKLTSSNALEILKAYDVICDCSDNFPTRYLINDACLILNKPNIYGSIARFEGQVSVFNLKEDSPNYRDLIPTPPPQELIPSCSEAGVMGILPGIIGTIQAAEAIKIITNIGYPLNGRILIFNALKMQFKELTLKSNPENKNIHKLIDYKSFCSEVKVKDEVECDIESISIKELKVLLSQSSKEILLIDVRNQNEYNQCSITGSLLMPLSSIESGKAIDEIKILTAKKNLYVLCKSGKRSLLALKHLNKFGIIGINILGGIDAWNSEKN, translated from the coding sequence ATGGAGCAAAGCCAGAATGAAGCAAATTTAAGTTCTGAAGAAATTGACAGGTATGCAAGACATATAAGTCTCCCAGAGATAGGTATCAAAGGCCAAGAAAAATTGAAGACAAGCTCAGTTGCTTGCATTGGGACAGGAGGGCTGGGATCTCCACTCTTAATTTATCTTGCAGCAGCTGGAATTGGACGTATCGGAATAATTGATTTTGATGTCGTTGAATACTCAAATTTACAAAGACAAATCATTCATACAACAGATTCAATAGGTCTATTAAAAACAGATTCGGCCAAACAGCATATACGCAAAATAAATCCTTCTTGTCGAGTTGATTTATTCAATCAAAAGCTAACAAGTAGTAATGCTTTGGAAATACTTAAAGCTTATGATGTGATATGTGATTGTTCAGACAATTTCCCAACGCGTTACCTGATTAATGATGCTTGTCTAATACTTAACAAACCTAATATATATGGTTCAATCGCAAGATTCGAAGGACAAGTAAGTGTATTTAATTTGAAGGAAGATAGCCCTAACTATAGAGACCTTATCCCCACGCCCCCTCCACAAGAATTAATTCCATCTTGCTCTGAAGCAGGAGTGATGGGAATTCTTCCAGGAATTATTGGTACAATTCAAGCAGCAGAAGCTATAAAGATAATAACAAATATTGGTTATCCACTTAACGGTAGGATCCTCATTTTTAATGCATTAAAAATGCAATTTAAAGAGCTAACTTTGAAATCTAATCCAGAAAATAAAAATATCCATAAATTAATAGATTATAAAAGTTTCTGTTCAGAAGTTAAAGTTAAAGATGAAGTAGAATGTGATATAGAAAGTATTTCAATTAAAGAATTAAAAGTACTTCTTAGCCAATCTTCAAAAGAAATATTATTAATAGATGTTCGTAACCAAAATGAATATAATCAATGTTCAATTACAGGTTCGTTACTCATGCCTCTTAGCTCTATTGAAAGTGGTAAAGCCATTGATGAAATTAAAATCCTTACCGCAAAAAAAAATCTTTATGTATTATGTAAAAGTGGAAAAAGATCATTGCTTGCATTAAAGCATTTAAACAAATTTGGAATTATAGGTATTAATATTCTTGGAGGTATTGATGCGTGGAATAGCGAAAAAAATTAA
- a CDS encoding cob(I)yrinic acid a,c-diamide adenosyltransferase has product MVSNGIGITTASESLERSQGQLHVYDGEGKGKSQAALGVVLRTIGLGICEKRQTRVLLLRFLKGPGRSYDEDAAIDALQQGFPHLIDQVRTGRGEFFSADQSTKFDYQEAQRGWDIAKGAIASALYSVVVLDELNPVLDLGLLPVEEVVKTLKSRPNGMEIIVTGRAAPNPLIKVAELHSEMRAHRRPEISNDEILFENNVGGIEIYTGEGKGKSTSALGKALQAIGRGISQDKSHRVLILQWLKGGSGYTEDAAIAALRESYPHLVDHLRSGRDAIVWRGQQKPIDYVEAERAWEIARAAISSGLYKTVILDELNPTVDLELLPVEPIVQTLLRKPSETEVIITGRCKNQPIYFDLASVHSEMVCHKHYAEKGVDLKRGVDY; this is encoded by the coding sequence GTGGTTTCAAACGGTATAGGGATTACGACAGCATCGGAAAGCTTGGAACGTAGTCAAGGACAATTACATGTTTATGACGGAGAGGGTAAAGGGAAGAGCCAGGCAGCCTTGGGGGTCGTTCTGAGGACCATAGGTCTAGGTATATGTGAGAAAAGACAAACAAGGGTATTACTTCTTAGATTCTTGAAAGGACCTGGTCGCTCGTATGACGAAGATGCCGCAATAGATGCTTTGCAGCAAGGCTTCCCTCACTTGATTGATCAAGTTAGGACTGGCAGGGGAGAATTTTTTAGCGCCGATCAATCTACCAAATTTGATTATCAGGAAGCTCAAAGAGGTTGGGACATAGCCAAGGGGGCAATCGCTAGTGCCTTGTATTCAGTTGTTGTCCTCGACGAATTGAATCCTGTTCTGGATTTAGGATTATTGCCTGTTGAAGAAGTTGTTAAAACACTTAAGTCAAGACCAAATGGTATGGAAATTATCGTTACTGGAAGAGCTGCACCAAATCCTCTGATTAAAGTTGCGGAACTGCATTCTGAGATGAGAGCTCACAGACGACCTGAGATTAGTAACGATGAAATTCTTTTTGAAAATAATGTTGGTGGGATTGAAATATATACCGGTGAAGGAAAAGGCAAATCAACCAGTGCGTTGGGTAAAGCTTTACAAGCTATTGGTAGAGGAATAAGTCAGGATAAAAGTCATCGTGTTTTGATTTTGCAATGGCTGAAGGGTGGTAGTGGTTACACAGAGGATGCCGCTATTGCGGCTCTTCGAGAAAGTTATCCTCATTTAGTAGACCATCTTCGATCTGGTAGAGATGCGATTGTTTGGAGGGGCCAGCAAAAGCCCATTGACTATGTAGAGGCTGAAAGAGCATGGGAAATTGCAAGGGCAGCTATTTCAAGTGGTCTTTATAAGACTGTGATTTTGGATGAGTTAAATCCAACCGTTGATTTGGAACTCCTCCCAGTTGAGCCTATTGTTCAAACATTGCTTCGTAAACCTTCAGAAACTGAGGTGATTATTACAGGAAGATGCAAAAACCAACCTATATATTTTGATTTAGCAAGTGTTCATTCTGAGATGGTGTGTCACAAGCACTATGCTGAAAAAGGAGTTGATTTAAAAAGAGGAGTTGATTATTAG
- the larE gene encoding ATP-dependent sacrificial sulfur transferase LarE, with product MFFSQLESLTDSELKQLRLLREFIKDINYVCVAFSGGVDSSLVATIAHEQLGSKAFAVTGVSPSLAPYLLKQARLQADWIGIHHEECQTNEINQPNYFKNPDNRCFACKQELHTHLTEISKKFHNAQVLDGVNYDDLHDYRPGIQASNQAGVISPLAELEIDKKSIRSISKSLGLPWWDKPAQPCLASRIPFGEEISSKRLKQIALAEEWIINQGFSKVRVRSQGLSARIELPANEINNFLKIVERNKLIKYFLSLGFHSISLDLEGLISGKLTRDIKTT from the coding sequence GTGTTTTTTAGTCAACTTGAATCTTTAACTGACTCAGAACTAAAGCAATTAAGATTGTTAAGGGAGTTTATTAAAGACATAAATTATGTATGTGTTGCTTTTTCTGGAGGCGTTGATAGTTCTTTAGTAGCGACAATAGCCCATGAGCAACTAGGTTCAAAAGCCTTTGCCGTTACTGGTGTCTCTCCTTCTTTAGCTCCATATTTGCTTAAGCAAGCGCGTCTTCAAGCAGACTGGATTGGGATTCATCATGAAGAATGCCAAACAAATGAAATTAACCAACCAAATTACTTTAAAAATCCTGACAATAGATGTTTTGCATGCAAACAAGAATTACATACACATTTAACTGAAATTTCAAAAAAATTCCATAATGCTCAAGTCCTTGATGGAGTGAACTATGACGACCTTCACGACTATCGACCAGGCATTCAAGCATCAAATCAGGCAGGAGTAATATCACCTCTAGCTGAACTAGAAATAGATAAAAAATCAATTCGTTCAATTTCGAAATCATTAGGTTTACCATGGTGGGATAAACCTGCACAACCATGTTTAGCCTCTCGTATTCCTTTTGGAGAGGAAATAAGTTCAAAAAGGCTTAAGCAGATTGCGTTAGCAGAAGAATGGATTATTAATCAAGGTTTTTCAAAAGTACGTGTAAGAAGTCAAGGCCTATCAGCAAGAATCGAATTACCAGCAAATGAAATAAATAACTTTCTTAAAATCGTTGAAAGAAATAAATTAATTAAATATTTTTTATCTTTAGGTTTCCATTCTATAAGTCTAGATCTTGAGGGTTTGATTAGTGGAAAACTCACAAGAGATATAAAGACTACTTAG
- the speD gene encoding adenosylmethionine decarboxylase produces MEPFFSELHPNPGWGDSFKSKDIDTIQFNSSENIGRHCILELYQCDHARLNDEAFIRTSITSSAKIAGATLMNLVTHSFKPQGVTGLALLAESHISIHTWPEIGYAAIDVFTCGDHTMPEKACKFLFKDFLAQHFAFKNIEREIPAGIQTLHREP; encoded by the coding sequence ATGGAACCTTTTTTTTCTGAATTGCATCCAAATCCTGGATGGGGTGACTCTTTCAAGTCAAAAGATATAGATACTATACAATTTAATTCTAGTGAGAATATTGGACGGCACTGCATACTTGAACTCTACCAATGTGATCACGCGAGACTTAATGATGAAGCTTTTATAAGGACATCTATTACATCATCGGCCAAAATTGCTGGTGCAACACTCATGAATTTGGTGACACATAGCTTTAAACCTCAAGGAGTAACTGGACTAGCTTTATTGGCTGAATCTCATATTTCAATACATACATGGCCTGAGATTGGTTATGCAGCTATTGATGTTTTCACTTGTGGTGACCATACGATGCCTGAAAAAGCTTGTAAGTTTCTTTTTAAAGATTTTTTGGCTCAGCACTTTGCTTTTAAAAATATCGAAAGAGAGATCCCTGCCGGAATCCAAACTTTGCATCGTGAACCTTGA
- the recF gene encoding DNA replication/repair protein RecF (All proteins in this family for which functions are known are DNA-binding proteins that assist the filamentation of RecA onto DNA for the initiation of recombination or recombinational repair.), whose protein sequence is MQLHQLELNNFRNYRGFQLELTENRLIVIGQNGVGKSNLLESIELLSSLRSHRSNRNQDLIYWDQDQACLSAMIEDDQKLSLELNRKGGRKAYKNDKLLNRQIDLIGPMRSVGFSALDLELIRGEPSLRRHWLDRIVQQLEPIYSDLIGRFSRLLRQRSQLWRNLSLESSKDQNILLDSFDMQMALVSTRIHRRRRRILDRLLPIASSWQQHLSNSQENLDITYLPGSKLEAEESERLWRESIERQLLEMRSEEEITGNCRVGPHRDDVQFSINDVDARRFGSAGQQRTIVLSLKLAELELIKMVYGKSPILLLDDVLAELDPKRQLLLLEAVGQKHQCLISATHLESFEGEWVRNSQLMELDSFS, encoded by the coding sequence ATTCAACTTCATCAGTTAGAACTTAATAATTTTCGAAATTATCGAGGTTTTCAGTTGGAGTTAACTGAAAACAGATTGATAGTCATAGGTCAAAATGGAGTTGGTAAATCTAATCTTCTTGAATCCATAGAGCTCCTGTCTAGTTTACGTTCTCATCGATCGAATCGGAATCAAGATTTAATTTATTGGGATCAAGATCAGGCTTGCTTATCTGCAATGATTGAAGATGATCAAAAACTTTCTTTAGAGCTAAATAGAAAAGGTGGAAGAAAAGCCTACAAAAATGACAAACTTTTAAATCGTCAAATTGATTTGATTGGACCAATGAGAAGCGTAGGCTTTAGTGCTCTTGATCTAGAATTAATTAGAGGAGAACCTTCTCTTAGAAGACATTGGCTGGATAGAATTGTCCAGCAACTGGAACCTATTTATTCTGATTTGATAGGAAGGTTTTCTAGATTGCTGAGGCAAAGAAGTCAGCTTTGGCGTAATTTGAGCCTTGAATCGAGCAAGGATCAAAATATTTTATTGGATTCTTTTGATATGCAAATGGCTTTAGTGAGTACAAGAATTCATCGAAGACGTAGGCGTATTTTAGATCGTCTACTTCCTATCGCTTCAAGCTGGCAACAACATCTTAGTAACAGTCAAGAGAATCTAGATATTACATATTTGCCAGGTAGTAAACTAGAGGCTGAAGAGAGTGAAAGGCTTTGGAGGGAGAGTATTGAACGTCAACTTTTAGAAATGAGGTCTGAGGAAGAGATAACGGGTAATTGTAGAGTCGGCCCTCATCGTGATGATGTACAGTTTTCAATAAATGATGTAGATGCCAGACGTTTTGGTTCTGCTGGTCAGCAGAGAACTATTGTATTGTCTTTGAAATTGGCCGAATTAGAATTAATTAAAATGGTTTATGGCAAATCTCCAATATTGCTTTTAGATGATGTTTTGGCTGAGCTAGATCCCAAGCGTCAATTATTGCTTTTAGAGGCTGTTGGTCAAAAACATCAGTGTTTAATCAGTGCAACACATCTGGAATCTTTTGAGGGTGAATGGGTACGAAACTCACAATTAATGGAATTGGATTCTTTTAGTTGA